The following proteins are encoded in a genomic region of Magnolia sinica isolate HGM2019 chromosome 1, MsV1, whole genome shotgun sequence:
- the LOC131217425 gene encoding uncharacterized protein LOC131217425: protein MERGGSHGSSSPYSLPPARFYNEDILFVVDSDLEAHVEMKIAGPKGRPITRLDSIKHAILLFIHAKLSINPDHRFAFSVLGQSVSWVRKEFNSDVDSAMAAVRAISADSSYGHADLTQLFRLAAHEAKKSRAQSRIFRVVLIYCRSSVPPQHQWPVSQKLFTLDVIYLHNKPGPENCPQKVYDALVDALEHVSEYEGYIFESGQGLSRVLFRHMCVLLSHPQQRCAQDDIDIPKSLTKKSSATDAAPGEESIPVSSQ from the exons atggAGAGAGGAGGGAGCCATGGCTCTTCTTCACCGTACTCTCTTCCACCCGCTCGCTTCTACAACGAAGATATCCTTTTCGTAGTCGACTCCGATCTCGAAGCCCATGTCGAGATGAAGATCGCAGGGCCTAAAGGCCGGCCCATCACCCGCTTGGATTCCATCAAGCATGCCATTCTCCTCTTCATCCACGCCAAGCTCTCCATCAATCCTGACCACCGGTTCGCATTCTCCGTCCTCGGCCAATCCGTTTCTTGG GTACGGAAGGAGTTCAACAGTGATGTTGATTCTGCAATGGCTGCGGTACGGGCGATCTCAGCTGATTCATCATATGGTCATGCTGATCTCACTCAGCTCTTCCGTCTAGCTGCTCACGAAGCAAAGAAATCCCGTGCGCAGTCTCGGATATTCAGAGTG GTCCTCATATACTGCCGATCATCCGTGCCCCCACAACATCAATGGCCAGTAAGCCAGAAGCTCTTCACTTTGGATGTCATCTATCTCCACAACAAACCTGGTCCCGAGAATTGCCCACAGAAAGTCTATGATGCATTGGTGGATGCCCTTGAGCATGTTAGTGAATACGAGGGCTACATCTTTGAAAGTGGCCAGGGGCTTTCACGAGTGCTCTTCCGGCACATGTGCGTGCTACTGTCGCATCCGCAGCAACGCTGTGCGCAGGATGACATTGACATTCCCAAGTCGCTGACAAAGAAGTCATCTGCGACTGATGCAGCCCCAGGTGAAGAGAGCATTCCTGTGTCCAGCCAATGA